The region CAGAGCTTGCTTACCTGGCTCGGCATCGACGACATGGTTGTCCCAGATTTTCTGGAACATGGTACGGGGGGCGTTTTCCGCGATCATTCGACTTTCCCCTAACGGCGTTGGCTAGGACCACAAGAGATACAAGAGCGAAGGGAGGCATCGCTCGGATCGCCACTTTCCCTACCAGCTATCGGAGGGATATGGCATAAGGGTAGTCCAGCATTATATCTGGAAAAATAAAAACCGGGGAGGGGCAGGGCACGGTTTCCCAAAGAGGGGGAAGGCCTCGCAACGGCTTACTAGCCGCGGACTTCGGCAATTCGAGTCACGTCGGTCGGATGAACCTCTTCCTCAGGGCGAGGGCATTCCGCGATCGATTCGTTCTCGGTCCACCAATTGACCGCATCTTGCTGCTTCCAAGTCCCCACCGATTCGCACTGATCCAATGCTTCGGCCATCTCTTGGACCGTCTGGTAGCGGTCGTCAGGGTCTTTGGCCAGACAACGCATGACGATTGCTTCGAGGTCATGCGGAATCGACGGGACGTGTTCCGATGGCGGAACGACGGCCTCGTGAGCGTGGGCAATGATCACTTTGATGGGGCGGTCGTACTCAAACGGAGCGTGCCCTGTCAGCATGAAGTAAGCCAGCACCCCCATCGAGTAGATATCGCTGCGCGAATCAGGTTCACTCTCGCCACTTGCTTGTTCCGGAGACATAAACAGCGGCGAACCGGTGATCATCCCTTCCTGAGTCAGATTGGAATCTTCCGTCGAAGCAATAGGCTTCGCCAAACCGAAGTCCAGCAGTTTCGCCACATCGAAGAACCCACCTCGCTTTGCGGCGAATACATTCGCAGGCTTAATGTCTCGGTGGATCATTCCCTGCGAGTGCGCTTCGTTCAGCGCGTCGCAAATTTGACGCAACAAGTGAATGGTACGCCCCGCCGGCAACGGCCCGAATCGGTTTACAAGATCCGAAACATTAAGCCCCGGCAGATACTCCATCACGTAGTAAAACGTGCCATCATCGGTACGACCGTAGTCGTAAATATCGATATTGTTCCAATGAGAAAGCTTCGATGAAGCATGGACTTCCCGCTCGAAACGCGCGAGCACATTGGAATCGCCAGCTTTTTCAGGTCGAATAATCTTGATGGCACACGGGCGTTTCATCAGGTAGTGATGGGCCAAGTAGACCTCGCCCATGCCACCGGCACCAAGACTACGACTAAGTCGATATTGCCCCAGCTGTTTGGCATGAAACGCTTCGGTCCGCAAGATATTGATCGTGTAAACACCGAAGATCGCCACCGCACCGCAGATGACCATCTTCAACCCAATTTCCGCCAATTGCTCGGGGTTGCCGTAAATGATGGTGTAGCACATCTGGTCGGTCATCCACGCGTAGCACAACAACGCAATCGGCGCGATCACCATTGCCGAAATCACGACGGCGGCCCGACGCCAGGTATTCGGGATGAACAACGCGTAGATGAATATCAGCAAGATCCAGCCCGATGTCGGACTGAGGAGCACCCCATGATCGCGAGCACAAAGCTGCATCGAATGGTGCTGGGTCATCAGTAGGAACGCACTCGGCAAACCGAAAGTGACAATCTCCTGCGATCGCAAAAGCCCCTTACGGAAATCACATCGAGGGCAAAGCAAAAAGCCTGTCGTGCCCAAAAGCAAAAGCAGCCCAGCGTGAACGCTCAGGAGGATTGGGCTCTTCTCGGCGATATTGTTGCCCCAGAAGAACTCGTAGATATGCCACATGAAATAGACGGAAAAAATTCCGAACATCACAAACGTGGCGACCCGCAGGCGAAAGCGGAGTAGCGATTGAGTAACACGAGAAAAATGCGGACTCGAAGACCCTTCTACCAACGCAATGTGAGGCGACGACGACGCCGTCTTTTGAACCGCCGAGTTGCTTGGCGCAACAACGGTCTCCTCAAAATGCCGATCCATCGAATTTGGTGGAGTGGTATCAGTCATACAGTCTTAAGAAAGCCTCTCGCATTTCTAGCGGAGCATCCGTCCGTCGATTTATATTAACGTGTTCGTCATCAATAGGCGAATCTTAATCTCGCTGAAGTATCTTAAATTGATACCGGCGAATGGACCTGCTGGTTCACAATTTCAGCTAAGTCGTCCCAAGCACCATTGA is a window of Bremerella sp. TYQ1 DNA encoding:
- a CDS encoding serine/threonine-protein kinase translates to MTDTTPPNSMDRHFEETVVAPSNSAVQKTASSSPHIALVEGSSSPHFSRVTQSLLRFRLRVATFVMFGIFSVYFMWHIYEFFWGNNIAEKSPILLSVHAGLLLLLGTTGFLLCPRCDFRKGLLRSQEIVTFGLPSAFLLMTQHHSMQLCARDHGVLLSPTSGWILLIFIYALFIPNTWRRAAVVISAMVIAPIALLCYAWMTDQMCYTIIYGNPEQLAEIGLKMVICGAVAIFGVYTINILRTEAFHAKQLGQYRLSRSLGAGGMGEVYLAHHYLMKRPCAIKIIRPEKAGDSNVLARFEREVHASSKLSHWNNIDIYDYGRTDDGTFYYVMEYLPGLNVSDLVNRFGPLPAGRTIHLLRQICDALNEAHSQGMIHRDIKPANVFAAKRGGFFDVAKLLDFGLAKPIASTEDSNLTQEGMITGSPLFMSPEQASGESEPDSRSDIYSMGVLAYFMLTGHAPFEYDRPIKVIIAHAHEAVVPPSEHVPSIPHDLEAIVMRCLAKDPDDRYQTVQEMAEALDQCESVGTWKQQDAVNWWTENESIAECPRPEEEVHPTDVTRIAEVRG